In Pongo pygmaeus isolate AG05252 chromosome 13, NHGRI_mPonPyg2-v2.0_pri, whole genome shotgun sequence, one genomic interval encodes:
- the ZNF782 gene encoding zinc finger protein 782 isoform X3: MKASVSFRGSLVCGRARRKTVPFILSQASVSFQDVTVEFSQEEWQHMGPVERTLYRDVMLENYSHLVSVGYCFTKPELIFTLEQGEDPWLLEKEKGFLSRNSPEDSQPDEISEKSPENQGKHWWQVLFTNKLLTTEQEISGKPQNRDINIFPARMMPCKCDTAGSACQGLSLMAPHCQYSKEKAHEHNVCDKWLISIKDGRTNTQEKSFAYSKIVKTLHHKGEVIQHRTIQTLGQDFEYNENRKAFLEKAALVTSNSTHPKGKSYNFNKFRENKYDKSTFIIPQNIHPEKSHYEFNDTGNCFCRITHKTLTGGKSFNQKSHIRERHRVHIGVKPSEYGKSFNHNSTLPVHQRTHATDKYSDYHPCAETFSYQSTFSVHQKVHIRAKPYEYNECGKSCSMNSCLIWPQKSHTGEKPYECRECRKAFSEKSRLRKHQRAHTGEKPYKCDGCEKAFSAKSGLRIHQRTHTGEKPFECHECGKSFNYKSILIVHQRTHTGEKPFECNECGKSFSHMSGLRNHQRTHTGERPYKCDECGKAFKLKSGLRKHHRTHTGEKPYKCNQCGKAFGQKSQLRGHHRIHTGEKPYKCNHCGEAFSQKSNLRVHHRTHTGEKPYQCEECGKTFRQKSNLRGHQRTHTGEKPYECNECGKAFSEKSVLRKHQRTHTGEKPYNCNQCREAFSQKSNLRVHQRTHTGEKPYKCDKCGKTFSQKSSLREHQKAHPGD, translated from the exons GGTACTGCTTTACAAAACCAGAACTGATCTTCACATTGGAACAAGGAGAAGATCCATGGTtattagagaaagagaaaggatttcTAAGCAGGAACTCCCCAG aaGACTCCCAACCTGATGAAATCTCAGAGAAGAGCCCAGAAAATCAAGGCAAACATTGGTGGCAAGTTTTATTCACCAATAAATTATTGACTACAGAGCAAGAAATTTCAGGAAAACCACAGAATCGAGACATAAACATTTTTCCTGCAAGAATGATGCCTTGTAAATGTGACACTGCGGGGTCTGCTTGCCAGGGTCTCAGCCTGATGGCCCCACACTGTCAGTATTCAAAAGAAAAGGCTCATGAGCATAATGTTTGTGACAAATGGCTCATCAGTATTAAGGATGGCAGAACTAACACTCAAGAGAAATCTTTTGCTTATAGTAAAATTGTGAAAACCCTCCATCATAAGGGGGAAGTTATTCAACATCGGACAATTCAGACTCTAGGGCAAGATTTTGaatataatgaaaatagaaaagctTTTCTTGAAAAGGCTGCCCTTGTTACATCTAACAGTACCCACCCAAAAGGAAAATCTTACAATTTCAATAAATTTCGGGAAAACAAATATGATAAATCAACCTTTATTATTCCTCAGAACATTCATCCAGAGAAGAGTCACTATGAGTTTAATGATACTGGAAATTGTTTCTGTAGAATCACTCACAAAACTCTCACAGGAGGGAAATCTTTCAACCAAAAGTCACACATTAGAGAACGTCATAGAGTTCATATAGGGGTGAAACCCTCTGAATATGGAAAAAGTTTCAACCATAATTCAACCCTCCCAGTGCATCAGAGAACTCATGCAACAGATAAATACTCCGATTATCACCCATGTGCAGAGACATTCAGCTACCAGTCAACTTTCAGTGTACATCAGAAGGTTCACATAAGGGCAAAACCCTATGAGTataatgaatgtgggaaatccTGCTCTATGAATTCATGCTTGATTTGGCCTCAGAAAAGtcacacaggggagaaaccctatgaatgtcgTGAATGCCGGAAAGCCTTCAGTGAGAAGTCACGCCTAAGAAAACATCAGAGAGCTCACACGGGAGAGAAACCATATAAATGTGATGGATGTGAGAAAGCTTTCAGTGCAAAGTCAGGCCTAAGAATACACCAGAGAACCCACACAGGGGAGAAACCATTCGAATGTCATGAATGTGGGAAATCTTTTAACTATAAGTCAATCCTCATAGTGcatcagagaactcacacaggggagaaacctTTTGAATGTAATGAATGCGGGAAATCTTTCAGCCATATGTCAGGCCTAAGGAATCATCAAAGAACTCACACAGGGGAAAGACCATATAAATGTgatgaatgtgggaaagctttcAAACTGAAGTCAGGCCTGAGGAAACATCATAGAACACACACAGGGGAGAAGCCCTACAAATGTAATCAGTGTGGAAAAGCTTTTGGTCAGAAATCACAACTCAGAGGACATCATAGAATTCACACAGGGgaaaaaccctataaatgtaatCATTGTGGGGAAGCTTTCAGTCAGAAATCAAACCTCAGAGTACATCACAgaactcatactggagagaaaccctatcaATGTGAGGAGTGTGGAAAAACTTTCAGGCAGAAATCAAATCTCAGAGGGCATCAGAGAACTCACACTGGGGAGAAgccctatgaatgtaatgaatgtggaaaagcttTCAGTGAGAAGTCAGTCCTAAGAAAACATCAGCGAACTCACACCGGGGAGAAACCATATAATTGTAATCAGTGTAGGGAAGCTTTCAGTCAGAAATCCAATCTCAGAGTacatcagagaactcacacaggggagaaaccctataaatgtgaTAAATGTGGGAAAACTTTCAGTCAAAAATCAAGCCTTAGAGAACATCAGAAAGCCCACCCAGGGGATTAA